In a genomic window of Callithrix jacchus isolate 240 chromosome 22, calJac240_pri, whole genome shotgun sequence:
- the S1PR4 gene encoding sphingosine 1-phosphate receptor 4, with translation MNATGTPVAPESCQQLVAGGHSRLIVLHYNHSGRLAGRGGPEDGGLGALRGLSVAAGCLVVLENLLVLAAIASHMRSRRWVYYCLVNITLSDLLTGAAYLANVLLSGARTFRLAPVHWFLREGLLFTALAASTFSLLFTAGERFATMVRPVAESGATKTGRVYGFIGLCWLLAALLGLLPLLGWNCLCAFQRCSSLLPLYSKRYILFCLVIFAGVLATIMALYGAIFRLVQASGQKAPRPAARRKARRLLKTVLMILLAFLVCWGPLFGLLLADVFGSNLWAQEYLRGMDWILALAVLNSAVNPVIYSFRSREVCQAVLSFLCCGCLQLGMRGPGDCLARAVEAHSTASTTDSSLRPRDSFRGSRSLSFRMREPLSSISSVRSM, from the coding sequence ATGAACGCCACGGGGACCCCGGTGGCCCCCGAGTCCTGCCAACAGCTGGTGGCCGGCGGGCACAGCCGGCTCATCGTCCTGCACTACAACCACTCGGGCCgtctggccgggcgcgggggGCCGGAGGACGGCGGCCTGGGGGCGCTGCGGGGGCTGTCGGTGGCCGCCGGCTGCCTGGTGGTGCTGGAGAACCTGCTGGTGCTGGCGGCCATCGCGAGCCACATGCGTTCACGGCGCTGGGTCTACTACTGCCTGGTGAACATCACGCTGAGCGACCTGCTGACGGGCGCTGCCTACCTGGCCAACGTGCTGCTGTCGGGGGCCCGCACCTTCCGCCTGGCACCCGTGCACTGGTTCCTGCGCGAGGGGCTGCTCTTCACCGCCCTGGCCGCGTCCACCTTCAGCCTGCTGTTCACCGCCGGGGAGCGCTTCGCCACCATGGTGCGGCCGGTGGCCGAGAGCGGGGCCACCAAGACGGGCCGCGTCTACGGCTTCATCGGCCTGTGCTGGCTGCTGGCCGCGCTGCTGGGGCTGCTGCCCTTGCTGGGCTGGAACTGCCTGTGCGCCTTCCAGCgctgctccagcctcctgcccCTCTACTCCAAGCGCTACATCCTCTTCTGCCTGGTGATCTTCGCCGGCGTCCTGGCCACCATCATGGCCCTCTACGGGGCCATCTTCCGCCTGGTGCAGGCCAGCGGGCAGAAAGCCCCACGCCCCGCCGCCCGCCGCAAAGCCCGCCGCCTGCTCAAGACGGTGCTGATGATCCTGCTGGCCTTCCTGGTGTGCTGGGGCCCGCTCTTCGGGCTGCTGCTGGCCGACGTCTTCGGCTCCAACCTCTGGGCCCAGGAGTACCTGCGGGGCATGGACTGGATCCTGGCGCTGGCCGTCCTCAACTCGGCGGTCAACCCCGTCATCTACTCCTTCCGCAGCAGGGAGGTGTGCCAGGCGGTGCTCAGCTTCCTCTGCTGCGGGTGTCTCCAGCTGGGCATGCGAGGCCCCGGGGATTGCCTGGCCCGGGCCGTCGAGGCTCACTCCACAGCCTCCACCACTGACAGCTCGCTCAGGCCGAGGGACAGCTTTCGGGGCTCCCGGTCGCTCAGCTTTCGGATGCGGGAGCCCCTATCCAGCATCTCCAGCGTGCGGAGCATGTGA